Genomic DNA from Nonomuraea rubra:
GGTGGAAGCGCCGCTGGAAGGCGAGGATGTTGGAGTCGTCCGGCAGGTACGCGCCGAGCTGGTCGTCCAGCAGCCACGACCCGCACGTCATGACCCTGACCTGCTCGCCGGGGAAGTGCCGCGGGAAGAACTCCCTGGCCAGCGCGAACGAGGCGTCGCAGGCCGCCGGCGCCAGGGGCCCGAGGAAGTCGGGGATGTGCACCCCCAGCGCGGGCGACCCCGGCCCCGCCGGCATCCCCGCCGCCCGTACGGCCTCCCCGACGCTCGCGCTCAGCGTGTCGCGGTTGAACTGGAGCCGCCCCAGCGCGTACAGGACGCCCCTGGCGTGCAGCATCAGCCAGAACGGCGCGTGCAGGCCGCCATGGCCGTACCGCTTGCGGTGCACGGCCATGCAGCGGCCCAGGTCGGCCAGCGTCGCCCAGGACACCTCCGGCGCGATGCCCAGCTCCCGGTGGTAGGCCAGGGTGTGCGGCACCGCGCCGAGGAAGACGTGCACGTAGAAGTACGGCCCCAGCTCGGGCAGCGGCTGGAAGAACGGCGGGCCGTCCAGGCTGCCCATCGTGGACACCAGCGAGCGCACGCACCGCTCGGCCAGCCACCACTGCCCGCTGCCCGGCTCGGGCCTGGTGGCCAGCACCGCGCCGAGGTCCTCGTGCGGGACCGTCAGGCGCAGCAGCTCCGGGACGGGGTCGGCGGGCAGGACGAGGTCGGGACCGTCGGCGGACTCCAGGTGGGCGAGCCACTCGGGATGGGCGTGCAGCAGGGCCTTGACGTCCATCGGATCAGCTTAGCCGCCCGAGGTAGACCGCCCTGGCCTGCTGGAGCAGCGACATGTGGTCGCCGAACTGGTACGGGCTGGCCAGGCGGCCGTGCTGCCTGATCAGGGTCTCCAGGCCGTCCAGCCATTCCAGGCACCAGCGCACGTCCTCCCGCCTGGCGACCTGCTTGCCGTCCACGTCCACGTACACGGGGCTGGTCAGGGCGTAGCCGGTGGCGGTGAGGGTGCGCGGGTGCGGGTCGCACAGGACCTCGGCCACCACGTACGTGGGCGCGTCCACGCGCAGCTCGGCCGTCACGGTGAGCCGGTCCTCGCCCCTGCCCCAGTGCACGACGCTGTATCCGGGACGGCCGCTGGCGCCGTCCTCGGCGGGCAGCCGCTCGGCGCCCGCCCACACGCCCTCCGCAGTGCGGATGCGCACGGCGGTCACCTCGGGGCCGATGGCGGTGGCGGTGACGCTGATGCGCTGCCCCCGCCCGGCGTGCAGCACGTGGCCGGGGCCGTGGCCGTTGACCGACAGCTCCAGCCAGGGGCCGGTGGTGGCGAACGTGCGGCCCGCGCGTACGGCCGCGGCGAACGACCTGGCGGTCAGCTCGCCCTCGACGCGCGCGTAGACGCGGGCCCAGCCGGGCGGGTTCGACTGGGTGTCGGAGCGGGTGAAGGAGATCATCGCGTCCGTGCCCGCCGTCACGGCCAGCCGGTTGCCCGCGCCGAGCAGCCGCCTGTAGACCGACGCCGTGGCCGGGATCGAGGCGTGCGTGAGCACGTCGAGGCTGTCCACGAGGCCGAGCGCGGCGTCGGCGACCAGCTCCCGGGCGGCGCAGTTGCGCGGCACCGGCGAGACGATGCCCTTGGGCGGGTCGCCGTCGGCGATGGGGGTGCGGAAGGGGTGGCTGTAGCCGACGAGCGCTCCGAGGCCGCGCAGCTCGCGCAGCCCGTCGGCGTTGGGCGGCCAGTCGGCGTCGCCGTCGAAGCCGGTGTGGTAGCGGCCGGGGGCGGCGCGGGGCGCGAAGGCGTAGATGTGGCCGAGCAGGTCGTTGCGGTACTCCACGCCCATCCTGGCCACGTGGGTGGCGTCGGACCACGGCAGGTCCCGGTCCGTCCAGTGCTCCAGCGCCTCCCTGTCGTACACGCGCCTGCCGGAGACGTTGCCCGCCAGCAGGTTGAGCACGTGCAGGTCCTCGCCGTGCTGGGCGGCGGCCGCGTCGGCGGGGACGGCCACCAGGTCGCCCGCCCAGTTGAGGTGCACGTGCAGGTCGCCGCCGTACCAGCCGCGGGCGGCGGCGTCGTACAGGCGCGCGGGGGTCAGCTCGACCAGGTGCTCGCCGCCGGGGCGCGGGACCAGCCTGGTCCTGGCCTCGTCGTGCTCCATGCCCCTGGCCGCCGTGACCGTGAGCTGCATGCAGGGCACCTGGAGGCGGAGGTCGTCGCCGTGGAAGTAGGGGCGGCCGTGGTAGTCATAGCGGTGCGGGACGTCGGGCGGGAACCAGCCGCTGCCGTCGCCCGCCACCACGCTCCAGCGGCAGGGCACGCCGGCCACCAGGCGCAGCGTGGCGGACGGGACGGGGCGCAGGAGGGTGTCCAGGCGGACGCGCTCGCCGTCGACGATGATCATGCTGTCCTCGTCCACCTCGACCAGCCAGGCGCCGCGCGGGGGGAGCAGGCGCTGCGTCTCGTCCACGCTGACCAGGCAGGGCTCGTCCCGCCTGGAGTCGATGAGCAGCGAGGTCCGCTCCTCGCCGCGGCCGGGAAGCCTGCTGGAGGGCGGCTCGGGGAGGCTGGAGGGCGGCTCGGGGAGCGGGCCGGGAAGCGGCTCGGGGAGTGGCTCGGGGCGCGTCGGCGGGTCCGCCGGGAGCGGTGCCGCGGCCGCGCCGTTGTCGGACGCCCGCGTGCCGCCCGGCAGCACCACGAACGGCTTGTCCCTGGGCCGGCCGCCCTTGCCGTGCCGGTCCGCGTGCCGCTGGTCCAGGTGCCGCCGTTCCGGGTGCCGGTCCGGGTGCCGGTCCTTGGGGTGATCCCTGGGGCGGTCCTTGGGCCGGTCCGTCGTCGCGGGTGGGTCCGGGGGCAGCAGCACCGTGCGCGGTGCTCCTTCGAGCGTGACGCTCTCCTCCTCGATCCGCACGGCGACGAGGTGTCCCGGCAGCTCGCCGTCGAGGGTGTCGCGCAGCACGCGGTCGTAGTCGGGCTCGGCCAGCCGGGCTGCCAGCTGGTCCCGCGGCTCGTCGGGGTGGCTCTCGGTCACCGCTTCGAAGACGAGCTCCCAGAACCGGTCGAACAACCTGGGCGGCAGCACCCGGCGCCTGGCGAAGAACTTCACGTAATGGATCTCCGGTTCGCCCCAGGTGATCCCGTGTTCGTCCAGGAGACGCCCGTACTCCTCCAGCGCCTCCGTCACCCTGCCGGGCAGCATCGATTCCGCACCCATATGAGCCCTCCCCACTCGGTTGCGCGTCATCGTGACATGCATCACCCGAACGCTCGGTTCGGCTGCCTCCGCGGAGAGGGGGTTTTCTCAACCCCGGGGGATGTATCTCCACCCGGGGAGTACCGATGCCGCTCTCAATCCGGGCTCAACGGGGCCCCAATCCGGGTCAAAGCCTCTTGAACACGGACAGAATTTTTTCTGCGGCGAGGGCGGGTGTCAGCTCTCCCGACAGCACCTCGCGCTCGACCTCAGCGGTGATCGCCGCCACCTCCTGATCGCCGCGCAGCTCGGCCAGGAGCCGGTCCTGGACGAGCGTCCAGGTCCAGCGGACCTGCTGCCGGCGGCGCCTGGCCGGCAGGTCGATCGCCTCCTGGTGGGCCAGCACCCGCCGCCAGAGCTCGTCCAGCCCGGCGCCGCTGAGCCCGCTGCAGGTCAGCACGGGAGGCGGGGCCGTGTCGGAGCGGAGCAGGCGCAGCGCGCCCGACAGCTCGCGGGCCGCCTTCCTGGCCGGCAGCTCGTACTCGCCGTCGGCCTTGTTGACGGCGATGACGTCGGCGAGCTCCAGCACGCCCTTCTTGATGCCCTGGAGCTGGTCGCCGGTGCGGGCCAGCGTGAGCAGCAGGAACGTGTCCACCATGTCGGCCACCGCGGTCTCCGACTGCCCCACGCCCACGGTCTCCACCAGCACGACGTCGAACCCGGCGGCCTCCACCACGACCATGGCCTCCCTGGTGGCCTTGGTGACGCCGCCGAGCGTGCCGGAGGTCGGCGAGGGGCGGATGAACGCGGCCGGGTCCGCCGCCAGCCTGGACATGCGGGTCTTGTCGCCGAGGATGCTGCCGCCCGTCCTGGTCGAGGACGGGTCCACGGCCAGCACGGCCACCCGGTGCCCCTCGGCCGTCAGCCGGGTGCCGAGCGCGTCGATGAACGTGGACTTCCCCACCCCGGGCACGCCCGAGATGCCGACCCTGCGGGCCCGCCCGGACAGCGGGGTGAGCTCGACCAGGAGCCGCTGCGCGAGCGCGTGGTGGTCGGGCCTGGTCGACTCGACCAGCGTGATCGCCCGGGCGATCCAGGTACGGGAGCCCGCCCGCACACCCTCGGCGTAGTCCTCCAGCGAGTGCACCCCACTTGCCCCTTTCTTTGCGGTTGATCAGCCTAACTTCTGACACTTCTTGACTTTTGCCAGTAGGGTGCTCGATGTTCTGTCTCAGCCGTCACAGGAGTCACTCCCCTCATGCCCAATGTCGAACCCCTGCGCGAGGGCGACCCGGCAGCGGTGGGGCCCTACCGGCTGGTCGGGCGGCTCGGCGCGGGCGGCCACGGTGTCGTCTACCTCGGCCAGGCACGCAACGGAACCCCGGTCGCCGTCAAGGTGCTGCGCGAGGGGCTGGCCGTGGGCGAACGCCTGGTCAAGGACATCGCCGCCGCGCGCAACGTCGAGCCGTTCTGCCTCGCGCAGGTGCTCGACGCCTCGACCAGCGGCAGGCCGTACATCGTGTCCGAGTACGTGGACGGGCCCTCGCTGCAGCAGGCGGGCCGGCGCGGCGGGGCGGAGCTGCAGCGGCTCGCCGTGGCGACCGCGACCGCGCTGGACGCGATCCACCAGGCCGGCGTCGTCCACGGCGACCTCACGCCGGCCAACGTCCTGCTCGGGCCCGACGGGGCGCGGGTCGTCGACTTCGGCATCGCCGCGGCGCTCGGCTCGGGCATGAAGGCGACCAGCAACATCGTCGGCACGCCCGCCTACATGGCGCCCGAACAACTCGCGGGGCGGCCCGTGGGGGCCGCGGCGGACGTGTTCTCGTGGGCGTCCGTGCTGGTGTTCGCGGCGACGGGCGTGCCGCCGTTCGGGGACGACTCGCTGCCCGCGGTGATCAACCGCATCCTGCGCGAGGAGCCGGTGCTCGGGGAGCTGGGGCGGCCGCTGCGCGAGGTCGTGACGGCCTGCCTGGCCAAGGACCCGGCGGCCAGGCCGTCGATGCGCGACGTCCTGCTCCGCCTGACCGCCCCGTCCAGGCAGACCTCCACCCCGTCCAGGCAGACCTCCGCACCGTCCCGGCAGACCTCCACGCCGTACGCGGCACCGGCCCCCGAGCCGTCCCGCCTCCCGGAGCCGCCCGCGGCGCCGGACCCGCGCGACGCCTGGCAGGACACGGTCGACCACCCCGTCGCCCGGCCCCAGAGCCCCGGCCCGGGCCTCCCCCTGCGCAGGCGCGGCCCCGCGCAGCCGCCCGACCGGGCACACCCGCACGACCAGGCCCCATCGGCCGATCAGTCGCACCGGCAGGGCCTCGACCACAGGCCCGAGCAGGCGCATCAGCACGGCCTGGCCCAGCCGCAAGCTTCCGAGCCGGCCGTCCACCCTGGGGTGAGGCCCGAGCACGGGCGTGCTCATGCCGACCCCGGAGTCGCCCACGACGGGCCCGGCCCGGCGACCTCGCCGCTGCAGGCGCTGTTCGACCTCTCCTCACCGGTCGAGCAGCCACCCGGTACGCCGGCCGCTGCCGCGCAGCCGCCCGAGCCGGTCGGTGGCGCGGTGGCGTCCCAGGCCACGGCGTCGTTCGGAGCCTCGGACCGGGGGGTGCCGCTCGGCGCTCCCGTGGCGTTCGACGACCCGCCGCGGCACCCGCCGGCCGGGCCGGGGGACGGGCCGCACGGAGGCGAGGCGCCGGCGCCCAAGCGGCGCAGGGGGCGCCGGGTCAAGAAGGTCGTCATCGCGGGTGTCTCCGCCGTGTCCGTGTGCGCGCTGGCCGCCGCCATCGTCTGGCTCACCCCCACCACCCCCACTCCCAAGACCAAGAACGTCGCCGTGGTCAGCGGCGCCCCCACGACCTCGGCCGCCACCCCCACCCCCAGGCGCACCCGTACGGCCAGACCGACCCCCCAGACGGACGGCACCCCCAGCACGCTCCCGAGCGACGGCCAGGGCGTCTCCGGCACCCCGTCGGCCACCGCGGACCGGCTCAGGGTGATGTACGTCCGCCCCGGCGGCACCATGGCGGGCGACTGCTGGGCGGGTGGCGAGGTGACGCTCCAGGCGCTGGTACGCCGTACGGGCGCCCCGGTGACGTTCACCTACACCTGGCTCGTCGACGGCGCCGCCACGGGCCGCGCGACGGCCACCATCGCCGAGAACGGCCAGCGCTACCTGACCGCGCCGAGCACCCTCACCAGCACCGGCGGCACCCACACGGTCACCTTGCGCATCACCGCCCCCGTCACCGCCAAGCGGACGATCTCCGTCACGATGTGCGACGCGGAAGCCGCCTACTGACGGCCCGCGCCCGCCACCAGCGGTCCCGCAACGGTCCTACTGGCGGTTGCGGAGCTGTTCCAGCAGGTCCAGGGCGGCGTCCGCGATCACCGTCCCCGGAGGGAAGATCGCGGCGGCGCCCGCGGCCCGCAGCTCGTCGTGATCGCCGGGCGGGATGACGCCACCCACCACGATCATGATGTCGGCGGCGTCCAGCTCCGCCAGGGCCGCGCGCAGGGCGGGCACCAGCGTGAGGTGCCCCGCGGCCAGCGACGAGACGCCCACGACGTGCACGTCGGCCTCGACCGCCTGCCTGGCGACCTCCTCCGGCGTCTGGAACAGCGGGCCGACGTCCACGTCGAACCCCAGGTCGGCGAAGGCGGTGGCGATCACCTTCTGGCCGCGGTCGTGCCCGTCCTGCCCCATCTTGGCCACCAGGATGCGCGGCCGGCGCCCCTCGGCCCGCTCGAACTCCGCGCAGGCGGCGCGGACCTGTTCGATGTTTCCGGCTGATCCGGACTCGTCCCGGTACACGCCAGTGATCGTACGCACCTGCTCGGCGTGCCGGCCGAACACCCTCTCCAGCGCGTCGGAGATCTCCCCCACCGTGGCCTTGGCGCGGGCGGCGTCCACGGCCAGCTTGAGCAGGTTGTGCTCCAGGCCCGGCGCGGGATGGCCGGCGGCCTTGGTGAGCGCGTCGAGGGCGTGCCGTACGGCCTCGGGGTCGCGCTCGGCGCGCAGGCGGGCGAGCTTGTCGAGCTGCTGGGCGCGTACGGCGCTGTTGTCGACCTTGAGCACCTCGATGTCCTCGTCGGCGCTCGCGCGGTACTTGTTCACGCCGATCACCGGCTGGCGGCCGGAGTCGATGCGCGCCTGCGTACGCGCGGCGGCCTCCTCGATGCGCAGCTTGGGCAGCCCCGCCTCGATGGCCTTGGCCATGCCGCCGGCGGCCTCGACCTCCTGGATGTGCTCCCAGGCCCGCTCGGCCAGGTCGTGGGTGAGCCGCTCGACGTAGTACGAGCCGCCCCAGGGGTCGATCACCTGCGTGGTGCCCGACTCCTGCTGGAGCAGGAGCTGGGTGTTGCGGGCGATGCGCGCGGAGAAGTCGGTGGGCAGGGCCAGCGCCTCGTCCAGGGCGTTGGTGTGCAGCGACTGGGTGTGGCCCTGGGTCGCGGCCATGGCCTCGACGCACGTGCGGGCGACGTTGTTGAACACGTCCTGCGCGGTCAGCGACCAGCCGGAGGTCTGGCTGTGCGTACGCAGGCTCAGCGACTTCGGGTTCCGGGCGCCGAACCCGGAGACGAGCCTGGCCCACAGCAGCCGGGCGGCGCGGAGCTTGGCGACCTCCATGAAGAAGTTCATGCCGATGCACCAGAAGAACGACAGGCGCGGCGCGAACCGGTCGACGTCCATGCCGGCCGCGACCCCGGCCCGCAGGTACTCGACGCCGTCGGCGAGCGTGTAGGCCAGCTCCAGGTCACAGGTGGCCCCGGCCTCCTGGATGTGGTAGCCGGAGATGCTGATGGAGTTGAACTTCGGCATCTTCTCGCTGGTGTAGGCGAAGATGTCGGAGATGATGCGCATCGACGGCGCGGGCGGGTAGATGTAGGTGTTGCGGACCATGAACTCCTTGAGGATGTCGTTCTGGATGGTCCCCGAGAGCTGCTCCGGCGCGACGCCCTGCTCCTCGGCCGCCACGACGTACAGCGCGAGGACCGGCAGCACGGCCCCGTTCATGGTCATGGACACCGACATGCGGTCCAGCGGGATGCCGTCGAAGAGCTGCCGCATGTCGTAGATCGAGTCGATCGCCACCCCCGCCATGCCCACGTCGCCGGCCACGCGCGGGTGGTCGGAGTCGTAGCCCCGGTGCGTGGCCAGGTCGAACGCCACCGACAGGCCCTTCTGCCCGGCGGCCAGGTTGCGCCGGTAGAAGGCGTTGGAGTCCTCGGCCGTGGAGAATCCCGCGTACTGGCGGATGGTCCAGGGCTGGTTGACGTACATGGTGGCGTACGGGCCGCGCAGGTAGGGCGCGGCGCCGGGGTACGTGCGCAGGAAGTCGAGCCCTTGCAGGTCGGCGGCGGTGTAGAGGGGCTTGACCGCGATGCCCTCCGGCGTCTCCCACGGCTCGCCCTGCGGATGCGGGGCCTGCGGCGCGCGCTCGGGCAGGGGGTCGAGCGGGATGCCGGAGAAGTCCGGGATCATCGGGTCACCTCCAGGTCGTCGAACGTCTCGCGGAGCACGGCCAGCGCGTCGCAACCGGCGTGGAGGTTGTCGTCCACGCCCTCGTACCGTCCCTTCCCCGCCAGCCACACCTTTCTCGCGCCCGCCTTGCGCAGGGCCGTGGCCACGGCGGTGGCGTGCTGGGCGTACAGCTTGTCGCTGGAGCACAGGCAGGCGACGGTGGCGCCGCTGACGGCGAACGCGGTCGCGATCTGCTCGGGGTCCGTGCCGGGGCCGGCCGTCTCGGTGGCCAGGCCGCCCGCCTGGAACAGGTTCGCGGCGAACGCGGTCCTGGCGGTGTGGGCGGCGAGGGGGCCGATCGTGGCCAGGAACACCGTGGGGCGCTCGGGCTGCGCGTCGGCGAGGTCCCGCAGCCGCTCGAACGGCTCCGCGTAACGCACCTTCGGCAGCTCCGAACCCGGCCCGGCCGTCTCGCCGGCCTCGTCCAGGCCCGCCTCGTCCAGGCCCGCCTCGTCCAGGCCCGCCGTGCCCGGGGCGGACGGGTCCGGGGCGGCCTTTCGCCGGCGTACGGGCTTCTCGTGGATGTCGGGGTACTCGCTCACCCCCGTGATCGGCAGGCGGCGGTGGGCGATGTCGTCGGCGCGGCGGGCGCGCGTGGCGGCGATGCGCTCGGACACTCGCCCGGCGGCCGCCACGATCCCTCCGGCCGCCTCGATCTCCTGGAAGAACGCCCACGCGGCCTCGGCGAGGTCGGCGGTGCGGCGCTCGACGTACCAGGAGCCGCCGGCCGGGTCGATCACCCGGCCGAGCCCCGACTCCTCCAGCAGCAGCGACTGCGTGTTGCGGGCGATGCGGCGGGAGAAGCCGTCCGGCAGCCCGAGGCAGGCGTCGAACGGCTGCACCGTGACCGCCTCCGCCCCGCCCACCCCGGCGGCGAAGCAGGCGACGGTGGTGCGCAGCATGTTCACCCACGGGTCGCGGGCGGTCATCATGGCCGAGCTGGTGACGGCGTGCTGCCGCTGGCCTCCGGCCTCGGGGGCGCCGCAGACCTCGGCGACCCTGGCCCACAGGCGGCGCGCGGCCCGCAGCTTGGCGATGGTGGCGAACTGGTCGGCGGTGGCGGCGTACCGGAACTCCAGTTGCCCCAGCGCCTGCTCCACGGACAGCCCGCCGCCCGTGAGCGCCCGCAGCTCGGCGACGCCCCTGGCGATCGAGCAGGCCAGCTCCTCGGCGTCGCTGCCGCCCGCGTCGTGGTACGGCGTCGCGTCCACCGTGACGGCCCGCAACCCCGGATATCCGGCCACGCAGCGCCGCGCCAGCTCCACCCCGTCGTCCCCGAGCACCGCGGAGGCACCCAGGTTGCCCGTCAGCACGCCCCCACCGGCGGCGGAATCGCCCGGCAGACCTCCGCCCGGCGCGGCCCCGCGGGAAGCGGCCAGGCCGAACAAGGCTTCGGCGGCCTCGCGGGTCCGCTCCCCCGCCTCCAGCACGATCGGCGCCAGGTCGAGGTAGACATCCTTCAGCACCGCGCCCAGCTCGCCCACCGGGATCGCGCCGTCGCCGACCACCAGCCACAGCGACGTGACCCCGTTCTCCAGGTCGGCCAGCACGGCCTCCGGGTCGGCCACCGCGTGCCGCTGCCGCACGTCCCAGCCCGCGACGGCACGGGCGCCGCGCACGTAGGGGGCGGCACCGGGCGCACCGGGGTCGCCCGGCAGGTCGTCCGCGTCGTACAGCGGCGCGACCCTCACCCCGTCGTAGGTCTGCCTCGACAGCGCCTCCTCCGCCGAGCCGGCCCCGGCCCCGGACTTGCGCAGGACCTCCGCCGCCAGCGCGCGCCAGTCGTCTCGTGAGAGGGACGCGAACCCCGCTGCCAGTTCCATGTTCGGATAGTAGGCGGAACGGCCACACGCCAGTAACCCCGGGGTCGCCCGCCATGATCCGGACGGGATCACCCCGTGACCCGCCCGGGAGCCGGATTCCTCAGCCGGCGGGCGCCTCCCAGGCCAGCCGCCAGGTGACCGGCCCCACGATCCCGTCGTCGGCCACGCCCTGCTCCCGCTGGAACCGCACGCACACGCCGCGCGACTCGGGCCCGTACGCCCCGTCCACGGCCAGCTCGAACCCGCGCTCGCGCATCCGCCCCTGCCACGTGCGCACGTCCTGCCCCCGCGTGACCGGCGGGTACGTCAGGAGCCGTCCGGGAAAGGGCGGCGCGGAGGGCTCGGGGGTGCCACCGCCGGGACGCGGCGCGCCGCGCCTGACCCAGGCGTAGAGGGGCTCGCCGGGGCAGTCGGTGGCGTAGCCGTCGCGGTGCCCCTTGATCTCCTTGCCGGCGCGGCCGTGGTCCCGCAGGTACTCGACGGCGTCGAGGATGCCGTGCAGCATCCGGTCGGGCGGCTGGACGAGACCCGCGTTGCCGACCAGCCCGAGCACGGCGTAGTGCCCGGCGTTGAGCCCCGGCCCGTTGGCGGCGGGCAGGTGGTAGAGGCCGCGCCCCTCGAACACCTTCCGGTGCGGGCAGGAGACGTAGGAGTAGCCGATGTCGATCCAGCCGTTGCCGTCCATGTGGTAGCCCTGGATGGACCGGACCAGGGCCACGCATTCGCCGTGGTCGTCCACGATGCCGGGCGAGACCAGGCCTCCCGTGTAGTGGACCTTGACTCCTTGGGTGGAGTCGAGCTGTGTGTAGTCGCCGCGCGGGGCACGTGCCAGCCAGTCACGCCGCAGAACCAGATCGATGGCCACGGTGCTCTCCGGGGGTCGAGAACATGATGACCGAGCGTAACGCGGCCGATGCGGTCAGGTCCTCGTGATCCGCGATTTCGGCTACGGCCTGATCACCCGCTGGTCCGTCACGATCGCGCTGATCAGGTCGTGCGGGGTCACGTCGAACGCCGGGTTCAGCGCCTGCGTTCCCTCCGGAGCGACGCGTACGCCCCTGATGGTCACGATCTCGTCGCCGCCGCGGTCCTCGATCTCGATGTGCTCGCCCGACGGGGTGCCCTGGTCGATGGTGGACTCGGGCGCGACGACCACGAACGGCACCCCGGCCCGCTCCGCCCCGAGCGCGAGCGCGTACGAGCCGATCTTGTTGGCGGTGTCGCCGTTGGCGGCGATGCGGTCGGCGCCGATGAGCACCGCGTCCACCCCGCCCTTGGCCAGCAGGTACGGCCCGGCGGAGTCGGCGATCAGCCGGTGCGGCGCGCCCATCCTGGCCAGCTCCCAGGTGGTGAGCCTGGCTCCCTGGAGCAGCGGCCGGGTCTCCAGGGCGAGCACCTCGGCCAGGCGCCCGCGCTCGTGCAGGGTCTGGACGACGCCGAGTGCGGTGCCGCGCTCGACGGCGGCCAGGCCGCCGGTGTTGCACACGGTCATGATCCGCAGGCGGTCGCCTTCGAGCAGGTCCGCGCCGCGTTCGCCCATGGCGCGGCAGGCGG
This window encodes:
- a CDS encoding peptidoglycan recognition protein family protein, producing the protein MAIDLVLRRDWLARAPRGDYTQLDSTQGVKVHYTGGLVSPGIVDDHGECVALVRSIQGYHMDGNGWIDIGYSYVSCPHRKVFEGRGLYHLPAANGPGLNAGHYAVLGLVGNAGLVQPPDRMLHGILDAVEYLRDHGRAGKEIKGHRDGYATDCPGEPLYAWVRRGAPRPGGGTPEPSAPPFPGRLLTYPPVTRGQDVRTWQGRMRERGFELAVDGAYGPESRGVCVRFQREQGVADDGIVGPVTWRLAWEAPAG
- the mtnA gene encoding S-methyl-5-thioribose-1-phosphate isomerase, whose protein sequence is MRTIDWVDGAVELVDQTLLPDKLVTLRIHTVGELVEAIQRLAVRGAPALGVAGALGVVLAGGDPGAIAALRAARPTAVNLAWGVDRAAAHLHQGHEAVLAAALKVRDDDIAACRAMGERGADLLEGDRLRIMTVCNTGGLAAVERGTALGVVQTLHERGRLAEVLALETRPLLQGARLTTWELARMGAPHRLIADSAGPYLLAKGGVDAVLIGADRIAANGDTANKIGSYALALGAERAGVPFVVVAPESTIDQGTPSGEHIEIEDRGGDEIVTIRGVRVAPEGTQALNPAFDVTPHDLISAIVTDQRVIRP